Proteins from a genomic interval of Anas platyrhynchos isolate ZD024472 breed Pekin duck chromosome 4, IASCAAS_PekinDuck_T2T, whole genome shotgun sequence:
- the LOC101793086 gene encoding uncharacterized protein isoform X3, with product MGAWPSPLLWSLATACLTGIALGQLTTTPAPIASTPLPPSATTTSASTPPAAGGVATTADLGTATAVPSADPSTNTFAPALPTTLPVTATIPGITTTSHAPTAASTGASATPPDVTTSPGDPPTAPSLTTAVPSNCSRVNVTACAPCSPGTFPNDDAWSCSCCTGGSCTDPGACTPCPVGHYQPAWGQQQCLPCPRGHYANTTRSTACSPCPPGHYANESGAAACRACQKGYFSSQQNAAVCLPCLPGSFCNTSSCSMCLACPGGHEALREAAEACAPCRAGMFKGPGDTACKPCEPGEYQLQQGQESCDLCPENHYCPSPDVKPTKCPPDAFCPAGSTEPQYCMEAFLYKVGSSCQLAPLAIVLLALLSAGGIFTIFVIILKRRHESSKNSLKSLLLPRKSEWHATYGVMEHTEPVYAGW from the exons ATGGGTGCCTGGCCCTCGCCTCTGCTCTGGAGCTTGGCCACGGCGTGTCTGACAG GTATTGCTTTAGGCCAGCTGACCACTACCCCAGCCCCGATTGCATCAACCCCACtgcctcccagtgccaccacgACCtctgcctccacacccccagctgctgggggggtGGCCACCACCGCAGACCTCGGCACGGCCACAGCTGTGCCATCGGCAGACCCCAGCACAAACACATTtgctccagctctgcccacCACCCTGCCGGTGACTGCGACCATCCCTGGGATCACGACCACCTCTCACGCACCCACAGCCGCATCCACCGGTGCCTCGGCCACCCCTCCAGATGTCACCACGTCTCCTGGGGATCCACCAACAGCTCCGTCCCTCACCACCGCTGTGCCCTCCAACTGCAGCAGAGTGAACGTGACAGCGTGTGCCCCTTGCTCCCCAGGGACGTTTCCCAATGATG ATGCCTGGAGTTGCTCGTGCTGCACAGGAGGCTCGTGCACGGACCCTGGTGCCTGCACTCCCTGCCCAGTGGGGCACTACCAGCCCGcgtggggacagcagcagtgcCTGCCGTGTCCGCGGGGACACTACGCCAA CACCACGAGGAGCACCGCGTGCTCGCCCTGCCCACCCGGCCATTACGCGAACGAGTCCGGGGCCGCAGCCTGCAGAGCGTGCCAGAAAG gttATTTTAGCTCCCAGCAAAATGCAGCTGTTTGTCTGCCTTGCCTGCCAGGATCGTTTTGCAA cacctccagctgctCGATGTGTCTGGCCTGTCCCGGTGGGCACGAGGCTCTGCGCGAGGCAGCCGAGGCGTGCGCGCCGTGCCGGGCAG GTATGTTCAAAGGTCCCGGTGACACCGCGTGCAAGCCCTGCGAGCCAGGAGAATACCAAttgcagcagggccaggagagCTGTGACCTGTGCCCAGAGAACCACTACTGCCCG AGCCCGGACGTGAAACCAACCAAGTGCCCCCCTGATGCCTTCTGCCCCGCGGGCAGCACGGAGCCGCAGTACTGCATGGAGGCCTTCCTCTACAAGgtgggcagctcctgccagctggCGCCGCTGGCCATCGTCCTTCTGGCCCTTCTCTCAGCAG GTGGAATCTTTACCATTTTTGTGATAATACTGAAAAGAAGGCACGAATCTAGCAAGAACTCATTGaagtccctgctgctgcccaggaaaTCGGAGTGGCACGCAACGTACGGCGTGATGGAGCACACAGAGCCCGTGTATGCTGGCTGGTAG
- the LOC101793086 gene encoding uncharacterized protein isoform X1 yields MEEIPALNSRPKLISMGFSSVLRLENIHLPWSCAERLLSSADTSIALGQLTTTPAPIASTPLPPSATTTSASTPPAAGGVATTADLGTATAVPSADPSTNTFAPALPTTLPVTATIPGITTTSHAPTAASTGASATPPDVTTSPGDPPTAPSLTTAVPSNCSRVNVTACAPCSPGTFPNDDAWSCSCCTGGSCTDPGACTPCPVGHYQPAWGQQQCLPCPRGHYANTTRSTACSPCPPGHYANESGAAACRACQKGYFSSQQNAAVCLPCLPGSFCNTSSCSMCLACPGGHEALREAAEACAPCRAGMFKGPGDTACKPCEPGEYQLQQGQESCDLCPENHYCPSPDVKPTKCPPDAFCPAGSTEPQYCMEAFLYKVGSSCQLAPLAIVLLALLSAGGIFTIFVIILKRRHESSKNSLKSLLLPRKSEWHATYGVMEHTEPVYAGW; encoded by the exons ATGGAGGAAATCCCTGCCCTGAATTCCCGACCCAAGCTGAT CTCGATGGGCTTTTCCTCCGTTCTGAGACTGGAAAACATCCATCTCCCATGGTCATGTGCTGAGAGATTGCTGTCATCAGCAGATACGA GTATTGCTTTAGGCCAGCTGACCACTACCCCAGCCCCGATTGCATCAACCCCACtgcctcccagtgccaccacgACCtctgcctccacacccccagctgctgggggggtGGCCACCACCGCAGACCTCGGCACGGCCACAGCTGTGCCATCGGCAGACCCCAGCACAAACACATTtgctccagctctgcccacCACCCTGCCGGTGACTGCGACCATCCCTGGGATCACGACCACCTCTCACGCACCCACAGCCGCATCCACCGGTGCCTCGGCCACCCCTCCAGATGTCACCACGTCTCCTGGGGATCCACCAACAGCTCCGTCCCTCACCACCGCTGTGCCCTCCAACTGCAGCAGAGTGAACGTGACAGCGTGTGCCCCTTGCTCCCCAGGGACGTTTCCCAATGATG ATGCCTGGAGTTGCTCGTGCTGCACAGGAGGCTCGTGCACGGACCCTGGTGCCTGCACTCCCTGCCCAGTGGGGCACTACCAGCCCGcgtggggacagcagcagtgcCTGCCGTGTCCGCGGGGACACTACGCCAA CACCACGAGGAGCACCGCGTGCTCGCCCTGCCCACCCGGCCATTACGCGAACGAGTCCGGGGCCGCAGCCTGCAGAGCGTGCCAGAAAG gttATTTTAGCTCCCAGCAAAATGCAGCTGTTTGTCTGCCTTGCCTGCCAGGATCGTTTTGCAA cacctccagctgctCGATGTGTCTGGCCTGTCCCGGTGGGCACGAGGCTCTGCGCGAGGCAGCCGAGGCGTGCGCGCCGTGCCGGGCAG GTATGTTCAAAGGTCCCGGTGACACCGCGTGCAAGCCCTGCGAGCCAGGAGAATACCAAttgcagcagggccaggagagCTGTGACCTGTGCCCAGAGAACCACTACTGCCCG AGCCCGGACGTGAAACCAACCAAGTGCCCCCCTGATGCCTTCTGCCCCGCGGGCAGCACGGAGCCGCAGTACTGCATGGAGGCCTTCCTCTACAAGgtgggcagctcctgccagctggCGCCGCTGGCCATCGTCCTTCTGGCCCTTCTCTCAGCAG GTGGAATCTTTACCATTTTTGTGATAATACTGAAAAGAAGGCACGAATCTAGCAAGAACTCATTGaagtccctgctgctgcccaggaaaTCGGAGTGGCACGCAACGTACGGCGTGATGGAGCACACAGAGCCCGTGTATGCTGGCTGGTAG
- the LOC101793086 gene encoding uncharacterized protein isoform X2, translating to MGFSSVLRLENIHLPWSCAERLLSSADTSIALGQLTTTPAPIASTPLPPSATTTSASTPPAAGGVATTADLGTATAVPSADPSTNTFAPALPTTLPVTATIPGITTTSHAPTAASTGASATPPDVTTSPGDPPTAPSLTTAVPSNCSRVNVTACAPCSPGTFPNDDAWSCSCCTGGSCTDPGACTPCPVGHYQPAWGQQQCLPCPRGHYANTTRSTACSPCPPGHYANESGAAACRACQKGYFSSQQNAAVCLPCLPGSFCNTSSCSMCLACPGGHEALREAAEACAPCRAGMFKGPGDTACKPCEPGEYQLQQGQESCDLCPENHYCPSPDVKPTKCPPDAFCPAGSTEPQYCMEAFLYKVGSSCQLAPLAIVLLALLSAGGIFTIFVIILKRRHESSKNSLKSLLLPRKSEWHATYGVMEHTEPVYAGW from the exons ATGGGCTTTTCCTCCGTTCTGAGACTGGAAAACATCCATCTCCCATGGTCATGTGCTGAGAGATTGCTGTCATCAGCAGATACGA GTATTGCTTTAGGCCAGCTGACCACTACCCCAGCCCCGATTGCATCAACCCCACtgcctcccagtgccaccacgACCtctgcctccacacccccagctgctgggggggtGGCCACCACCGCAGACCTCGGCACGGCCACAGCTGTGCCATCGGCAGACCCCAGCACAAACACATTtgctccagctctgcccacCACCCTGCCGGTGACTGCGACCATCCCTGGGATCACGACCACCTCTCACGCACCCACAGCCGCATCCACCGGTGCCTCGGCCACCCCTCCAGATGTCACCACGTCTCCTGGGGATCCACCAACAGCTCCGTCCCTCACCACCGCTGTGCCCTCCAACTGCAGCAGAGTGAACGTGACAGCGTGTGCCCCTTGCTCCCCAGGGACGTTTCCCAATGATG ATGCCTGGAGTTGCTCGTGCTGCACAGGAGGCTCGTGCACGGACCCTGGTGCCTGCACTCCCTGCCCAGTGGGGCACTACCAGCCCGcgtggggacagcagcagtgcCTGCCGTGTCCGCGGGGACACTACGCCAA CACCACGAGGAGCACCGCGTGCTCGCCCTGCCCACCCGGCCATTACGCGAACGAGTCCGGGGCCGCAGCCTGCAGAGCGTGCCAGAAAG gttATTTTAGCTCCCAGCAAAATGCAGCTGTTTGTCTGCCTTGCCTGCCAGGATCGTTTTGCAA cacctccagctgctCGATGTGTCTGGCCTGTCCCGGTGGGCACGAGGCTCTGCGCGAGGCAGCCGAGGCGTGCGCGCCGTGCCGGGCAG GTATGTTCAAAGGTCCCGGTGACACCGCGTGCAAGCCCTGCGAGCCAGGAGAATACCAAttgcagcagggccaggagagCTGTGACCTGTGCCCAGAGAACCACTACTGCCCG AGCCCGGACGTGAAACCAACCAAGTGCCCCCCTGATGCCTTCTGCCCCGCGGGCAGCACGGAGCCGCAGTACTGCATGGAGGCCTTCCTCTACAAGgtgggcagctcctgccagctggCGCCGCTGGCCATCGTCCTTCTGGCCCTTCTCTCAGCAG GTGGAATCTTTACCATTTTTGTGATAATACTGAAAAGAAGGCACGAATCTAGCAAGAACTCATTGaagtccctgctgctgcccaggaaaTCGGAGTGGCACGCAACGTACGGCGTGATGGAGCACACAGAGCCCGTGTATGCTGGCTGGTAG